In the Bacillota bacterium genome, ATCGCCTTTGCCAGGTGTGGCGTAGATACGCTTGTAGTGGTTGTACACTGCCACGGCCAAAATGCGCTTGGCATCCTCTTGCCCAATAACCCACTGATCAAGAAATTCCTTAATGATATGGGGTTTGGGCACCTCTTTGAGCTCTACATCTTGGCCCTGCTGAGATTCTTCTTCGACAATCTCCATGCACAGCTCAACGCATTCGTCACATATATAGACGCCAGGTCCTGCAATCAGTTTTTTTACTTGTTCTTGTGCCTTGCCGCAAAAGGAGCACTTGACGGCGTTTCTATCATCGAACTTACCCATGAAACGACCTCCTTTGGCTACTTCTTGCGCTTCTCTAAGACTTCATCCACCAGGCCGTACTCTTTGGCCTGCAGAGCAGTCATCCAGTAGTCGCGGTCAACGTCCTTGGCAATCTTGTCTAAGGGTTGCCCGGTGTGGTGAGAAAGAATCTTATTTAGCGATTCACGCATACGCAAGATTTCGCGCGCCTGTATTTCTATATCTACCGCTTGCCCCTGCGCGCCGCCGTGTGGTTGATGTAGCATTACCCGCGCATTTGGCAGAATCATACGCTTTCCGGGTGCGCCCGCAGCGAGAAGCACCGCGCCCATGCTTGCCGCCATACCAATACAAATGGTGCGCACGTCGGACTTGATGAATTGCATGGTGTCATAAATTGCCAGACCAGCATCGATGTGACCGCCTGGACTATTGATGTATAGATCTATATCTTTGCTCGGGTCATCGCCCTCAAGATGCAAGAGCTGCGCCACAACAAGGTTGGCCACATGGTCGTCGATGGCGCTGCCGAGAATTATGATGCGA is a window encoding:
- the clpP gene encoding ATP-dependent Clp endopeptidase proteolytic subunit ClpP codes for the protein MIPFVVEQTSRGERSYDIFSRLLKDRIIILGSAIDDHVANLVVAQLLHLEGDDPSKDIDLYINSPGGHIDAGLAIYDTMQFIKSDVRTICIGMAASMGAVLLAAGAPGKRMILPNARVMLHQPHGGAQGQAVDIEIQAREILRMRESLNKILSHHTGQPLDKIAKDVDRDYWMTALQAKEYGLVDEVLEKRKK